The Anser cygnoides isolate HZ-2024a breed goose chromosome 19, Taihu_goose_T2T_genome, whole genome shotgun sequence genome contains a region encoding:
- the NOG gene encoding noggin has product MDHSQCLVTIYALVVLLGLRLEQGACQHYLHIRPAPSDNLPLVDLIEHPDPIFDPKEKDLNETLLRNLMGGHFDPNFMAISLPEDRLGVDDLAELDLLLRQRPSGAMPSEIKGLEFYDGLQPGKKHRLSKKLRRKLQMWLWSQTFCPVLYTWNDLGSRFWPRYVKVGSCYSKRSCSVPEGMVCKPAKSVHLTILRWRCQRRGGQRCTWIPIQYPIISECKCSC; this is encoded by the coding sequence ATGGATCATTCCCAGTGCCTTGTGACTATATACGCCTTGGTGGTTCTGCTGGGTCTCCGGCTAGAGCAAGGCGCCTGCCAGCACTATCTGCACATCCGACCGGCTCCCAGCGACAACTTGCCCTTGGTGGATCTAATCGAGCACCCGGACCCTATCTTCGACCCCAAGGAGAAGGATCTTAACGAGACCTTGCTAAGGAACCTCATGGGCGGACACTTCGACCCTAACTTTATGGCTATTTCCCTGCCCGAGGACCGGCTCGGGGTGGACGATCTAGCCGAGCTGGACTTGCTGCTCAGGCAGAGACCCTCGGGAGCGATGCCCAGCGAAATCAAAGGGCTGGAGTTTTACGACGGGCTGCAGCCGGGCAAGAAGCACAGGCTGAGCAAGAAGCTGCGCAGGAAGCTGCAGATGTGGCTCTGGTCCCAGACCTTCTGCCCGGTCCTATACACGTGGAACGATCTCGGCAGCCGCTTTTGGCCCCGGTACGTCAAAGTGGGCAGCTGCTACAGTAAAAGGTCTTGTTCAGTCCCAGAAGGCATGGTTTGCAAACCTGCCAAGTCCGTGCATTTAACGATCCTGAGGTGGAGGTGCCAGCGTCGGGGAGGGCAGAGGTGCACATGGATACCCATCCAGTACCCCATCATTTCGGAGTGCAAGTGCTCCTGCTAG